The following proteins are encoded in a genomic region of Bubalus kerabau isolate K-KA32 ecotype Philippines breed swamp buffalo chromosome 15, PCC_UOA_SB_1v2, whole genome shotgun sequence:
- the LOC129627753 gene encoding olfactory receptor 2AG1-like: MEPWNSTLGSGFILMGILNDSGSPELLCATITVLYTLALTSNGLLLVAITMDAQLHVPMYLLLRQLSLMDLLFTSVVAPKAIVDFLLSENTISFGGCALQVFLVLTLGGGEDLLLAFMAYDRYVAICHPLNYMVLMRPRVCWLMVATPWVLAFLNALGHTVYIMHFSFCMSREISHLLCEIPPLLKLACADTSRYELMVYVMGVTFLIPSFVAILVSYSVILLTVLHMPSSEGRQKALVTCSSHLTVVGMFYGAATFMYVLPSSLHSPKQDNIISVFYTMVTPALNPLIYSLRNKEVMGALRRVLQKYMLRTHSRHSYKIDMVGG; the protein is encoded by the coding sequence ATGGAGCCTTGGAACTCCACCCTGGGAAGTGGCTTCATATTGATGGGGATTCTGAACGACAGTGGGTCTCCTGAGCTGCTCTGTGCTACAATCACGGTCCTGTACACGCTGGCCCTCACCAGCAATGGTCTGCTGCTCGTGGCCATCACAATGGATGCCCAGCTCCATGTGCCCATGTACCTCCTGCTCAGGCAGCTCTCTCTCATGGACCTCCTCTTCACATCTGTTGTCGCTCCCAAGGCCATTGTGGATTTTCTGCTCAGTGAAAACACCATCTCCTTTGGGGGCTGTGCCCTTCAGGTGTTCCTGGTACTGACCCTCGGTGGTGGAGAGGACCTCCTACTGGCCTTCATGGCCTATGACAGGTATGTGGCCATTTGTCATCCTCTGAACTACATGGTCCTCATGAGGCCGAGGGTCTGCTGGCTCATGGTGGCCACACCCTGGGTCCTGGCATTCCTGAATGCTTTAGGTCATACTGTGTATATCATGCACTTCTCTTTCTGCATGTCCCGGGAGATCAGCCACCTGCTCTGTGAGATCCCACCTCTGTTGAAGTTGGCCTGTGCAGATACTTCCAGATATGAACTCATGGTGTATGTGATGGGTGTGACCTTTCTGATTCCCTCTTTTGTTGCTATACTTGTCTCCTATTCAGTAATCCTACTTACTGTGCTCCACATGCCTTCAAGTGAAGGGAGACAGAAAGCTCTGGTCACCTGCTCTTCCCACCTGACTGTGGTCGGGATGTTCTATGGAGCTGCCACATTCATGTATGTTCTGCCCAGTTCCCTGCACAGCCCCAAGCAAGACAACATCATCTCTGTCTTCTACACGATGGTCACGCCAGCCCTGAACCCCCTTATCTACAGCCTGAGGAATAAAGAGGTCATGGGGGCCTTGAGAAGGGTCCTACAAAAATACATGCTGCGGACACACTCCAGACACAGTTACAAAATAGACATGGTAGGGGGCTAA